ACTCAGCTGTAGGAGTATCTCTAATTTACATGTTTTGGTAATAAATTCTGAAGTATAAATGTGATGAAACATTTCTCACATGAGCCTTTGGGTTCCCCTGTGTCTCTCTGGTTGAATGCTGATGGACAATAATTTCAAAAGAATCCAAATATCATTGCCAATCTCAACAGTACATCAAAGAAGAGATAACATATTGGGCTCAGAGCTACCTGAAGCAGTCAAATGAGCTCTaactttaaaagactgaaattataaCTTAACATAAAGCCAAGAATATAAAATCAGCCTCGACAGTTCAGGATTACAGAAGTAAGACTGTTTCGTAACAGTAATCATATCATGCCAAATGACTACATCATAACTTGctctaaaatagaaaatcaaagaaTATGTTAATAATCTCAGCTCAGAAGTAAggagaaggtgggaaaaggcTTTTAACACATCATCACATAATGCAATGAATGCCTCAAAACCCATGAGTCAAGAGTGTATTTAATGGGGATCACTATGGTCTTAGTCAGTCTACAATCCAAGTCAACATGTTTGAAGCTACATAATGAGATATTTATAATTCTGGAAAAGGCTTGCAATACAAAAGCCATAATTTTagacaaaatatttgcatttccccCCTTTCCCTATAAGCAATGCATACAtaaccctttttcttttaatttaatacatttctgAGTTGAATAAAACAACAAAGTATAGTACAGCATCTAGAGAAggtagaaaaatgaattaaatcacTGTTGTTAATCAGCCAGTGTCACCTAGTGACATTATGAACTGAGAGGACCTTTCCCAAGTGTCCTGCAGTATCTGAATTCCATCAAGATTAAAATAAGTTTGAAGTTCTACTTCTGAACTTaccacatttcaaataaaatgaagcatAATTAATCAAGTTTTTGAAAGAACTATGACAccataaaggttaaaaaaatatatagtgtcTTTCAACacaatttcaaatgttttaagaGATTGTCCAAAAGGAATTTGCTGTTCACCAACACTGATCCAGaagtctcttaaaatttttcagctttttaactTTGTATTCAAAATGGCACTACTAATCCTTAAACGCATACCTATATGAGGATTAAGAGCTGTCACCAACATTAGAGACTCATTCATTAGCTTGTCGATCCTTTCTGTGTTGGCCTGGATTCCCACCACGCAGTTTTCTGTGAAGGAAACTGACGCATCCCCCAGCAGCCTGGCCGAGTGTAACACATTTTTAATCTAAGAAAGAACGAGACTTATTAAGCCTACCTTTTTTCTTTGTCCAATAACATACTATTTGCTGGTTCACAAATGAATATACAATTCAATTAACATATAGCACTCCTACAACTTGTAAAGCATCATACtcaagaaaacaaatatgaaaggAATTATAAACATTTCAGGGCACATAAGTCTAGAAGAGGTAAAAAGGTATAAATACAAATAACTAAAACAAAGACAGTCTATGGTGTTACAAAACACAGGTATGAAATGTTAGAGAgcatagagaaagagaaacaaatttcaGTTGTAGGAATCGATAGAGCTCTGTTTGATGGAGAGGACTTCAATAGACAGATGGAAAGAGAATCTTCCGTGcagcaggaagagaaacaaagatgcAGACGTCAGAAAGTTCAGCATATGTTGGAGGCAATCAGTGAAGTCAGGGCTTCCtagttcttgtttgtttttttgttttgttttgttttgttttgaggtgggaggtaattaggtttatttctttcttcctagaggaggtactggggattgaacccaggaccttgtgcatgctaggcatgtgctctaccacttgagctatagcctccacCCAGGGCTTCCTAGTTCTTAATGATCAGTATGTTTATTATGCTTAACAAAACAAATATTCCACGGTCACTTGAAAATAACCTTTcacacagtattttaaaacagtataaagtctgttttagcttttttttgttctttttagtaATATTCCCAATAGATAGTAAGACACGTATCTACATCCTAATCCCTCTGGTCTGAAACCCCAGGGTCTGAAAACCAACAATGGActcaaggagaaggaaaagaacgTCAAGGTTTAACTCGATACCAATGATTTTATTACATGGCAAATGTTGATTATCTTGACTTATTttctactaaaaacaaaacaggcttttgtttttaaagaaaaaattagcaaGACATTTATTGTTTTGCACTGTTTTTGCCAGGCAGTTGGTGTTAACTGTTTGGAATCTGACCTGAAAGCAAAAGCTTATTGGTCTGAGACGTACTTTGgccctatttttctattttacactAGAATGTACATTCCATAGACgcaaaaaaaatctgtcttcttcATTGTTCTATCACTAGCAACCAGTACAGTGCCTGTTACAAACTAATAATCAATATTTGATGAATACActgaatgaatgtatttaatatttgtcATTCATGTTCTTATCAAATTGAAATCAGACTGTACACCAGATACACACTGGAAATAAGCCTCtaatatatatttagatacaaTACCTTACACAAGTAAAGGACTCTAAATGATAACAGCTCCCTTATCTGAagttggggaaactggatgaaTGATGATGCCATCTTGTTCCATCTTcataaagatgaaggaaaaagaacagatttagcagacacaatgttttcaaggtatATGGAAGAGATAAAACCAATGGAAGAAAGccttggggggcggggaggggagagaagcagagagcgTGCTGAAGAAACCAATGACAAAGAGTGTTTCAGGAGGGGAAGAGTCAAGGTCAGATGTTAGCCATGGCATGTCTACTGGACTCAAGAGGTCACAAGTGCTATGAGAACAATTCATATACAAGTGCAGGGATGGAAGGCAGACTGTAGTGTAAATAAAAGTGAGAATGGGTCTTCCTTTAAAAGGGTTGAAttcagagagaagaagaaagcaacAGCATAAGAAGGAgacaggctggagggagggtttccttcctctttttttttttttaaacagagtagACTGGAACATATTTCTAGCTACTGGCATCCCCAGTGGCAAGGGACAAGGGAGAAACCTATATCCCActtctggaatttttctttccattaaaaaaagcaaaccatCAAATTACTTAAGCTAAAAGTCACCTATCTAAATATTCAGGATTAATCCTCTAACATTAATGTATGCTTGATTTCCAACTGCTACCTTTATCATTCAAGTACCTCATGAACTTTAAGAAAGCTTtatgaaagacaaaaaccaagaCCACTAACCTTCAGTTAAAGACattaaaagtcaaatttaaaGCTTACCATCATTGGCTTGAAAACATTCAACTCAAAATGTCCATTGCTGCCTCCAACAGTAACAGCGACGTGATTCCCCATGACTTGGGCTGCAACCATGGTCATTGCTTCACACTGGGTGGGGTTCACCTTGCCTTCAAGAAAACCGCCAAGGAAAGATACCACATCAAACACAACTGTGGCTTGAAGTATGAGTTAAGATTAGGTTTTATGTCAAATAatccagaaaagaaggaaatataacttcattaaaaaaagtaagacatATAATAAAGCAAGGACCCAACCATATCTGTGGGGCCAACCTTACCTAACGAGCCAAaacccaaaatgaaaaatttaagatGCATTTcgtataattcatttttatgcaACCCATGCTGATCACTTTAACAGTGTGCTCTAGAACTCTATGGGCTTTGGATCATGAGAAAGGCTTTGGATCATGAGAAAGAACTATCAAACATTTTCTAATGTGGGAATCAAAATATATGCTGCTAACTAAAACTCTTTTCTCCTATATTGTTGGGTGATGTTCCTAGGAGCCCTGATTGAAGGCGGCCCACAAAGACATTCTGAAACACATACGCCATACATGTCCCCATCCACTTGGGGATCATGTTAAACAAAAGTAGACCCGCTTTGTAGATGAGAATGCCTGGGTTCTAGTCAAGTTCCAGCTCTAACATTTACCAGCTATATAATTACCTGGCATGATACTGCTTCCTGGTTCATTTTCAGGCAAAATCAGTTCTCCCAGACCTGAGCGAGGACCAGAACCCAGAAAACGAATGTCATTTGCGATCTTCATCAGACTACAGGCAGTAGTGTTCATGGCTCCACTGAGCTCAACCAAAGCATCATGAGCAGCCAGAGCTTCAAATTTATTTggagctgtgacaaaaggcaagCCTGAAGAAAAAGTAACCTGTATGAGTTAACAggtaaaattaaacatttttctaatatcAGCAAGTTAAACAGAAAGTGCCAATacatgaaaagcaaaaacagaacaaaatacaatttttacttcagaaaaaaatgcttaagacTCAAGCTTCGTCTACATTATTCAAAAAGTCTctaagaagcagaaagaaactgATGATATCAGCACACTGAAAGGATAAAAAAACAAGTAcaataaatatattgaaagaaaaaaacactatcCTACAGGAAACACATGTGTATGATGTCTGACTACACTTgagtaaagatgaaaaataggtaaaattcACTCTGCTTTATTCCACACCCCCTTCTTTGTaacctccctcccccattttaGGCATTCTGTTCCCTCCTCTGGCCCGGGCCCACAGGATCCTGAGAGATTAGGGGACCCAAAAGAGTTAGACATTCTCAATCTCTCCCatgttcaaatttttaaagatctaCACATTCTAAACCCTATAATACAATTTCTCTCAattaaaatctgattaaaaaacaaatctctagTAAGTAAGAATGAGCACTGTATAATTATCTCAACCCTAACCCCCGGCAACATCTGTATCTTAGTAAGAGTTTTCTGGAGATGACAGCTCTAATGACAATTCTCATTACTGAGCATAGTATTccactaaagaaaagaaaattcaaaaaagtcATTAATTCAAAAAAACTCCACAGCATgccacagaaaaaaaagaattaagccTGTCAATCACCAACATATTTATCACTCAAATGAATTTCTCAACCATTAGTTGATTTTCCCTGCTTTGAAAATGAGTATTCAAAAcatctttaaagagaaaataactgCATACTACCTGATAGTAAACAAAGTTAACACCAACAGATTTTAATTACATGCTGTGTGAACTCACGGatggaaaacttttaaaaagcaagaggATTAACACTATAACTTCTGAAACAGACATAAAGCACATACATGTTCAAtgggaaaatattatttctaacttTAAATTTCTAAGATTCAAAGCAGAAACACCTGGTAAAAATACAGACTAGTATAATGGAAATGAGTAATAAATCGTATTATCACTTACCTGTGAGTGCAGACACTTTGGCAGCAACCTTTTCCGCAAAGCCAATTCTCGTATTTAAACCCGTACCGACAGCAGTGCCCCCAGCTGCGAGCTCGTAGATTCTTGGCATGGCAGCTTTTATTCTTGTTATTGCATATTTCACTTGCTGAACATAACCACTAAAttcctgaaaagagaaaaaaattaaagtgagaaTATGTAATTTCCTAATGGCTTATGAGTTACTCTAACTGCATTAAACAGAAGTTTTTAAGAAACCCGTCTCAAGTACAAAATAAGCTACCAAGTGGTATTTATGCTATTTTAATTCATACGACAAGCAAAGAATAGGGGAGAAAGAGGATTTATAAACCTATCAGGTAGATAATGTCACTGATGATAACATGTGGCCTGGTGATAACTAGTCTTCtaatagaaagcaaagaaaaacaacataggaaataaacttaaaaaaaaaaaaaaagaacaactgtcCTAAATTATTGgtttatttgcaaataatttattttttggtgtaCCTCAAATCACTTTGAGAAAGACAAAACCTGAATCCCctcaagaaaaaaaccaaacatagaAATATCCTCCATACAATTTCAGTTAAAACACTTGACAGGGAATTCGAGGATGTTTTATAGGGACTCAAGAAGCTAAGTGACTCACTGAACAGCATAAGAAGGTAACAGGATAAAGACAGACTATAGCTTCAAGATGCATTCTAATTCCGCTATTAATGCCACACTGGTTCCCAAAGTATAACATTCTAAGTAACCACAGAATTTATCATGTTGAGAACACAGCAGGGGCCCTATTAAGAACTATGCAGGGACAGAAGGCACAAACTGGAACTCAACTGAGCAAGCCAGGATATATGATTATAAGAAATCTATCTTTTTTCCTGcctaaaaacacagaaaaaccttGAATACTTTTGATTAGTACTAGGATTTCATACTGcgctaaagaaaacattttagaagatACAGCTTCTTTCAGGTAGACCTGATCCATCTGATCTGATGTCACTTATGTACATAACAGCTGGATTtacttaagaaatatatttttttattggggaaaaaaattgcagtcaaaaaactcaaaacacaATTCCAATAAAACCAAGTATACATGCTTCTGATAAGGTAAagtcaaacagaaaaatgtgactttCCGTCATAATATTCAGGGTGATGATTTTACATGGGAGGCTGAGTCATGGCCCAAACGGACCTGAGCACACAATGGTTTTTCCAACATgtgagacacacacaaaaaagaaaaatgttagaaaacaAAGGGATACTTAAAAGTTTCAAAAACATATACTGTATCTCCTTAGAAATTATGCATGTTATTAAGAGCCAAtgatacaaagagaaataaggCAGTCTTAAGAAGCAACTTAATTTAATGAGCTCAATTTGGTCATATCATCTGTATGTCAAttaatcatttctagttttcCTCACCCCTTTCGTGACAAAGTTAAGCTAAGTGATCAAGCTTTTTTCAATGTTTGCTCTTATCTGAACTTCAAATGAAATCTTTCCAAGTAAGCAGCAGTCAAACTCTCACCCTCACCTGAATTTCTACAGAACTATTATTTAATAACCATCATTTGATACTTGGCATATATAACCATCTATTGATATAGAACTTGTGTGTGTCTTACTTCCCAAACTGGAGTAAGCTTACTGAGACAAAACTGTTCCCTGTATTTCCTTACATTTCCTTTGCAATGTATACTATTACAGTCTTTAAGGTATcaataaagaaacataaaaatataataaagaaacgTAAAAATACAATCAAGAAACTCCAAAATACTGGTATTTTGGAGAAGAGAGTATGTggccaaaacaattttaaagagtaaagtATGCcccatttaatcattttaaaatcaatttttaaagaaccTACTAATTTAGagtaagagagaaaaggaagaaatgataatgATACTgaggaagatgatgatgatggctaaCACCAATATGTGCTTATAATGCATCAGGAATGGTTCTAAGCATTCTCCATGAATCAGCTTATTTGAACCTCGTAACTATACTAGGAAAGagataatatttttctcattttagcgCTCAGAAAACTGACACACGTAAAGGCTCAATAATTTTCCTAAGGTCCAATAGCTTGCACATAGCAAAGCTAAGACTTGAACTCAAGCAGACTGACGTGAAGTCTGGCTCATAGCCAGGATGCTCTGCTCTTCTCCTAAGTGGATGCCAAGAAAACTATGGACTGATTAATGCAGAACCATCTCTGCCACTGAACTGAATTGTTATAAATCTGGTTTCTTAAACCAATGTGGTTTAGAGGGTAATCTCtattttggccatttgtatgaaGCCCACAATTGAACCAAAAGTAATCACACTCCTCTACCTGCCCAAGAGTAAGTGGAACAGCGTCCTGTGTATGAGTACGCCCAATTTTGATGATCTGGGCAAACTCTTTGGATTTTGCATCGAGAGCATCACGTAGCTTCTGCAATCCTGGCAGCAGTACTTCATGAACTTCTATGGCAGCAGCAATGTGCATTGCTGTGGGAAAAGTATCATTGGAGCTCTgttgaaaaattttcaaaagaaatgtaaaatattaaatcagaggcaacaaaaaacaaacttgaatgtctcaatttaaaaatctcaCTAAATGACTACTCAAAACTCGGTATATTTTGTACTCAATGCCATTTACGTATGGCAAGTGACATAGGATCAAATACGACGCAACCTGATTTCCTTTGTGGGAGGTGTTTAGGTTGGTATTACATACACCACCTATaatgaatgtttattatatattatcatCATATCTGCTTACTAATAAATGACAGCAAGACATAGAGAAGTACAGCTAGCAGATGCATGTAAGACCAGCAGTAACAAAACATTGAGTTAACTTAGTCTTCTCCAAAATCCACGGtctcagtctaatcatgagaaaatagcAGACAAACTCATACTgaggtttcattcattcattcattccattctaCAAAATACTCGACCACTGCTTTCAAAAGTGAGGAAGACGAAAGACAAACTCTCACAGATTAAAGGATCCTAAGGGGATATGATGACTAAATACAATGTGGAACATGGACtggatcctggaagagaaaacGAACATCGATAGAGAGCCAGGGAAATCCTAGCAAAGCCTGTTTAGTTAAGAGTATTGTAACAATGCTAATCTCTTAGCGGGATAAGTGTACAGGGAtatgtaaaatattcaatattaagg
Above is a window of Camelus ferus isolate YT-003-E chromosome 23, BCGSAC_Cfer_1.0, whole genome shotgun sequence DNA encoding:
- the FH gene encoding fumarate hydratase, mitochondrial, with protein sequence MDRALRLFARSRFLSRVPAAAPGPGPGPRGAAVLPLWTSNAARMASQNSFRIEYDTFGELKVPNDKYYGAQTVRSTMNFKIGGVTERMPIPVIKAFGILKRAAAEVNQDYGLDPKIANAIMKAADEVAEGKLNDHFPLVVWQTGSGTQTNMNVNEVISNRAIEMLGGELGSKKPVHPNDHVNKSQSSNDTFPTAMHIAAAIEVHEVLLPGLQKLRDALDAKSKEFAQIIKIGRTHTQDAVPLTLGQEFSGYVQQVKYAITRIKAAMPRIYELAAGGTAVGTGLNTRIGFAEKVAAKVSALTGLPFVTAPNKFEALAAHDALVELSGAMNTTACSLMKIANDIRFLGSGPRSGLGELILPENEPGSSIMPGKVNPTQCEAMTMVAAQVMGNHVAVTVGGSNGHFELNVFKPMMIKNVLHSARLLGDASVSFTENCVVGIQANTERIDKLMNESLMLVTALNPHIGYDKAAKIAKTAHKNGSTLKATAIELGYLTAEQFDEWVKPKDMLGPK